Proteins encoded in a region of the Onychostoma macrolepis isolate SWU-2019 chromosome 20, ASM1243209v1, whole genome shotgun sequence genome:
- the LOC131526876 gene encoding DBH-like monooxygenase protein 2 homolog, which translates to MVTLSLVLLLLSVQWSWAQEDPLLPFSEHLDLEHKVQLKWGFDEIQGSILFELTVNTSGWVSFGFSPKGGMTGADIVIGGVGPKGSYFTDRHAVGNSIPVVDQQQNYKLLSLTESDGKTVMKFQRSIGSCDDNDLPITNLPMKLIYAYGQTDDITYHSTRRGTKELNLLKYMPRVNPPNTNFFDLTMVNFTVPATQTHYHCKIMKAPTFDRKQHIYRIEPFITNFDLVHHLLLYRCPVSMTEAFETECYTGNDGECMQTVAVWGVGGGAFEFPEVAGLPIGGNVGDFFYRLEVHYNNPNKSAGRVDNSGLRFYYTSELRQHDAAVLMTGLAVAPGYAIPPKAKSFLTYGLCDTAYIPTVLETPHDLQVFSVMLHTHLAGRKVRVGHFRGGKQIDLLAADENYDFEYQEVTNLGKTKTVKLGDKLLVECTYNTEIRSTLTWGGLSTSEEMCLAFLFYYPAMNLSTCISFPNVTSLGPAMGATDAATWLNMMFTKTWNDTSINQYQQTLRRIDQHVIVVNSFNNGSYNKGTLPDLSVIPSAPCMSNSATKSLALPSLLLCLAVQWASF; encoded by the exons ATGGTCACATTATCTCTTGTTCTGCTTCTGCTTTCAGTCCAGTGGTCCTGGGCTCAGGAAGACCCTCTTCTGCCTTTCTCTGAACACCTGGACCTCGAGCACAAGGTGCAGCTGAAATGGGGATTTGATGAGATCCAGGGCTCTATCTTGTTCGAGCTCACGGTCAACACCAGCGGCTGGGTCAGTTTTGGCTTCAGCCCCAAAGGAGGAATGACTGGAGCCGATATCGTCATCGGAGGAGTTGGACCCAAAGGCAGTTACTTCACG GATCGTCATGCTGTGGGGAATTCAATACCTGTGGTTGACCAGCAACAAAACTACAAACTCCTGTCTCTGACCGAGTCTGATGGGAAAACAGTCATGAAGTTTCAGAGGTCCATCGGTTCCTGTGATGACAATGATTTACCCATCACT AATCTCCCCATGAAGCTGATCTATGCGTACGGGCAGACGGATGACATCACGTACCACAGCACCCGAAGAGGCACAAAGGAGCTGAACCTGTTGAAGTACATGCCTCGGGTCAACCCTCCAAACACCAACTTTTTTGACCTAACTATGGTCAAT TTTACTGTACCAGCCACCCAAACTCACTATCACTGCAAGATCATGAAAGCCCCAACATTTGATCGCAAACAGCACATTTATCGT ATTGAGCCGTTTATCACAAACTTTGACCTCGTGCATCATCTGCTGCTGTACCGCTGCCCTGTGAGCATGACCGAGGCGTTTGAGACGGAGTGTTATACTGGGAATGATGGAGAGTGTATGCAGACCGTGGCTGTGTGGGGAGTTGGCGGAGGG gCTTTTGAATTTCCTGAGGTGGCAGGACTTCCAATTGGAGGAAATGTTGGGGATTTTTTCTACAGGCTTGAAGTGCATTACAACAACCCCAATAAAAGTGCAG GTCGAGTTGATAACTCAGGTCTGCGATTCTATTACACATCTGAACTCCGTCAGCACGACGCAGCTGTTCTGATGACAGGGCTTGCTGTGGCCCCTGGGTACGCCATCCCACCCAAAGCCAAATCCTTCCTCACGTACGGCCTGTGTGACACTGCTTATATTCCAACG GTTCTGGAGACGCCACATGATCTTCAGGTGTTCTCTGTGATGCTGCACACACACTTAGCTGGGCGGAAGGTGCGAGTCGGACACTTCAG AGGAGGTAAACAGATCGATCTTCTAGCTGCGGATGAAAACTATGATTTTGAATATCAGGAAGTGACAAACTTGGGTAAAACTAAGACAGTGAAGTTG GGTGACAAATTGCTGGTGGAGTGCACCTATAATACTGAAATCCGCAGCACACTCACATGG GGTGGACTCTCAACTTCAGAGGAGATGTGCTTGGCCTTCCTCTTCTACTATCCAGCTATGAATCTGAGCACCTGTATAAGCTTCCCTAATGTAACATCTTTAGGACCTGCGATGGGAGCAACAGATGCAGC TACTTGGCTCAATATGATGTTCACGAAGACTTGGAATGACACATCTATCAATCAATACCAACAAACACTGAGGAGAATCGACCAACACGTCATAGTCGTAAACTCATTT AACAACGGATCGTACAATAAAGGGACACTTCCTGATCTCAGTGTCATCCCGTCTGCACCCTGCATGAGCAACAGTGCCACCAAAAGTCTTGCTTTGCCATCGCTGCTCCTCTGTTTGGCAGTGCAGTGGGCGTCCTTTTGA
- the LOC131526874 gene encoding DBH-like monooxygenase protein 2 homolog: protein MRNLIHQTGVREGELISVQWSWAQEDPLLPFSEHLDLEHKVRLKWGFDEIQGSILFELTVNTSGWVSFGFSPKGGMTGADIVIGGVGPKGSYFTDRHAVGNSMPVVDQQQNYKLLSLTESDGKTVMKFQRSIKACDENDLIITNLPMKLIYAYGQTDEIEYHSTRRGTKELNLLKYMPRVNPPNSKYFDMTMINFTVPANQTHYHCKIMKAPTFDRKQHIYRIEPLITNFDLVHHLLLYRCPASVTEAFEAECYTSLRTNLCMETVAVWGVGGGAFEFPEVAGLPIGGHVSDFFYRLEVHYNNANKSRGRVDNSGLRFYYTSELRQHDAAVLGTGLVVAPWYAIPPKAKSFLTYGLCDTAYIPTVLETPHDLQVFSVMLHTHLAGRKVRVGHFRGEKQIDFLAADENYDFAYQDVTNLGKTKTVKLGDKLLVECTYNTENRSTLTWGGLSTSDEMCLAFLFYYPAMNLSGCMSFPNTTTLRSEMGTPGLNTWLNMMSTKTWNDTSINQYQQTLKRIDQLVIIVDSFKNTSRNTGLIPNLSVIPSAPCISGCNTKNLAWLLLLLCLLVQFMQKYY from the exons ATGAGGAACCTGATTCACCAGACCGGAGTGAGAGAAGGAGAACTGATATCAG TCCAGTGGTCCTGGGCTCAGGAAGACCCTCTTCTGCCTTTCTCTGAACACCTGGACCTCGAGCACAAGGTGCGGCTGAAGTGGGGATTTGATGAGATCCAGGGCTCTATCTTGTTCGAGCTCACGGTCAACACCAGCGGCTGGGTCAGTTTTGGCTTCAGCCCCAAAGGAGGAATGACTGGAGCCGATATCGTCATCGGAGGAGTTGGACCTAAAGGCAGTTACTTCACG GATCGTCATGCTGTGGGGAATTCAATGCCTGTGGTTGACCAGCAACAGAACTACAAACTCCTGTCTCTGACCGAGTCTGATGGGAAAACAGTCATGAAGTTTCAGAGGTCCATCAAGGCTTGTGATGAAAACGACTTAATCATCACT AATCTCCCCATGAAGCTGATCTATGCGTACGGACAGACGGATGAAATCGAATACCACAGCACCCGAAGAGGCACAAAGGAGCTGAACCTGTTGAAGTACATGCCTCGGGTCAACCCTCCAAACAGCAAGTATTTCGACATGACTATGATCAAT TTCACTGTACCAGCCAACCAAACCCACTACCACTGCAAGATCATGAAAGCCCCCACATTTGATCGCAAACAGCACATTTATCGC ATTGAGCcgttgatcacaaactttgaCCTCGTGCATCATCTGCTGCTGTACCGCTGCCCTGCGAGCGTGACCGAGGCGTTTGAGGCAGAGTGTTACACATCGTTAAGAACCAACTTGTGTATGGAGACCGTGGCTGTGTGGGGAGTTGGTGGAGGG GCTTTTGAATTTCCTGAAGTGGCAGGGCTTCCAATTGGAGGACATGTTAGTGATTTTTTCTACAGGCTTGAAGTGCATTACAACAATGCTAATAAAAGTAGAG GTCGAGTTGATAACTCAGGTCTGCGATTCTATTACACATCTGAACTCCGTCAGCACGACGCAGCTGTTTTGGGGACAGGGCTTGTCGTAGCTCCTTGGTACGCCATCCCACCCAAAGCCAAATCCTTCCTCACGTACGGCCTGTGTGACACTGCTTATATTCCAACG GTTCTGGAGACGCCACATGATCTTCAGGTGTTCTCTGTGATGCTGCACACACACTTAGCTGGGCGGAAGGTGCGAGTCGGACACTTCAG AGGGGAAAAACAGATTGATTTCTTAGCTGCGGATGAAAACTATGATTTTGCATACCAGGATGTGACAAACTTGGGCAAAACTAAGACAGTGAAGTTG GGTGACAAATTGCTGGTGGAGTGCACTTATAACACTGAAAACCGCAGCACACTCACATGG GGGGGGCTCTCAACTTCAGATGAGATGTGTTTGGCCTTCCTCTTCTACTATCCAGCAATGAATCTGAGCGGCTGCATGAGCTTCCCCAATACAACTACTTTAAGATCTGAGATGGGAACGCCAGGTCTAAA TACTTGGCTCAATATGATGTCCACGAAGACTTGGAATGACACATCTATCAATCAATACCAACAAACACTGAAGAGAATCGACCAGCTCGTCATAATTGTGGATTCATTT AAAAACACATCACGCAACACAGGGCTGATTCCTAACCTCAGTGTCATCCCGTCTGCACCCTGCATCAGCGGTTGTAACACCAAAAATCTTGCTTGGCTATTGCTGCTCCTCTGTTTGTTAGTGCAGTTCATGCAAAAATACTACTGA